In Kwoniella newhampshirensis strain CBS 13917 chromosome 4, whole genome shotgun sequence, one DNA window encodes the following:
- a CDS encoding glycine dehydrogenase, with amino-acid sequence MSSHLARRAARLVISRPPTIGARSLSTTITVLRPNPTSPKLSSTTATQPHPHVPSESFHPSPTSVFTPLDTFAPRHIGPRSSDVEEMLKVLGHKTLDEFVDTTIPREVRIDELTNNSNDANGLRPLSELELSRRAEEVAGMNKGMKSYIGMGYHNAIVPPVVQRNLLENPAWYTAYTPYSPEQSQGRLESLINFQTIAISLTGLPIANASLLDEGTAAGEAMAMCLASVAKPKFTKGKKVFLVSPSVAPQTIAVLETRASGFGIELKVAESNENFVKEVETLGEEKLMGALVQYPDVNGEIGDWADVASNVKGCGAKMVVASDLLALTMLKPPGDWGADIVCGNSQRFGVPLGYGGPHAAFFACTDELKRKMPGRLVGLSKDSRGGPAYRLALQTREQHIRREKATSNVCTAQALLANMAAMYAVYHGPEGLRRIAGKVHSLTRILSESVASLGFTTLNKTFFDTLTIDVSTAGVTAAQVHEASVKAGINFRPIDDKTVGITLDESVGPLDLTDIVNVFYAVKGERTIEPDILESLAKKMELTSESVTSPIAHFARTSDFLTQPVFKKHHSETDMLRYMMHLQQKDYSLVHGMIPLGSCTMKLNSTSSMMPLSWKEFGGIHPFAPVDQAKGYEVLIKELESDLSLVTGYDATSVQPNSGASGEYAGLRVIQAYHESRGEGHRDVCLIPLSAHGTNPASAAMVGYKVVPIKALNDGSLDLADLKAKAEKHKDNLASFMVTYPSTFGVFEEGIEEACQIVHDNGGQVYVDGANCNSLVGLTSLGQVGGDVSHTNLHKTFSIPHGGGGPGVGPISCKSHLAPFLPTHPLITTGGSTPISAVSAAPWGSASINTISWAYIKMLGGQGLTEVSKIALLNANYIAERLRPYYNLRFTNKNGRVAHECLIDLAEFEKSAGLKVADFSKRLQDYSFHPPTAQWPISTCWLIEPTESEPKHELDRFIDALISIRKEVDEIIEGKQPKDNNVFKNAPHPLGLLTEENWDKPYSREKAVFPVVGLKKSKFWPTVGRVDDAAGDLNLVCECGTVEEYA; translated from the exons ATGTCATCACACCTAGCCCGAAGGGCCGCAAGGCTCGTGATCTCACGACCACCGACCATCGGTGCCCGATCTCTGTCCACCACTATCACAGTCCTGCGACCTAACCCTACTTCACCCAAACTATCATCCACCACAGCTACCCAACCTCATCCGCACGTGCCCAGCGAATCCTTCCACCCTTCACCCACCTCGGTCTTCACACCGCTCGACACCTTCGCTCCTCGGCATATCGGGCCACGATCcagcgatgtcgaagaaATGCTCAAGGTCCTCGGTCATAAGACCCTGGACGAGTTTGTCGATACTACGATTCCTAGAGAAGTGAGGATCGACGAGTTGACGAACAACTCCAACGATGCGAATGGATTGAGACCGTTGAGTGAACTTGAGCTGAGCAGGAGGGCGGAAGAGGTCGCAGGTATGAACAAGGGTATGAAGAGTTATATCGGTATGGG ATACCACAACGCGATCGTTCCTCCTGTCGTCCAGCGAAAC CTGCTCGAGAACCCTGCTTGGTACACTGCCTACACTCCCTATTCCCCCGAGCAATCCCAAGGTCGATTGGAGTCCCTGATCAACTTCCAAaccatcgccatctcccTTACGGGTCTCCCCATCGCCAACGCTTCACTTCTTGACGAAGGCACTGCCGCCGGAGAAGCCATGGCCATGTGTCTCGCTTCAGTTGCCAAGCCCAAGTTCACCAAGGGCAAGAAAGTCTTCCTTGTCTCCCCCTCGGTCGCTCCTCAGACCATCGCCGTCCTCGAGACTCGAGCGAGTGGATTTGGCATCGAGCTGAAGGTCGCGGAGAGCAACGAGAACTTCGTCAAGGAGGTCGAGACTCtaggagaggagaaactGATGGGTGCTTTGGTCCAATATCCCGATGTCAACGGAGAGATCGGGGATTGGGCAGATGTTGCTAGCAATGTGAAGGGCTGTGGTGCGAAGATGGTCGTCGCGAGCGATCTGCTCGCTTTGACCATGCTCAAGCCGCCTGGAGACTGGGGCGCAGACATCGTTTGTGGTAACTCGCAGAGATTCG GTGTTCCTCTCGGTTACGGTGGTCCCCACgctgccttcttcgcctgcACCGACGagctgaagaggaagatgccTGGACGATTGGTCGGTCTGAGCAAGGACTCTCGAGGTGGACCTGCGTACCGATTGGCTTTGCAAA CTCGGGAACAACACATCCGACGAGAGAAAGCTACTTCGAACGTTTGTACCGC CCAAGCCCTGCTCGCCAACATGGCTGCAATGTACGCCGTCTATCACGGTCCAGAAGGTCTTCGACGCATCGCTGGAAAGGTTCACTCGCTCACACGGATCCTCTCCGAGTCGGTCGCTTCGCTCGGCTTCACCACCCTCAACAAGACCTTTTTCGACACTCTTACCATTGACGTCTCCACTGCCGGTGTCACCGCTGCTCAGGTCCACGAAGCTTCCGTCAAAGCCGGCATCAACTTCCGTCCAATTGACGACAAGACTGTCGGTATCACCCTCGATGAGAGTGTTGGGcctctcgatctcaccGATATCGTCAACGTGTTCTATGCTGTCAAGGGCGAACGCACTATCGAGCCTGACATTTTGGAGTCCCTTGCCAAGAAGATGGAATTGACGTCAGAATCAGTGACTTCTCCGATCGCTCACTTTGCTCGAACTTCCGACTTCCTCACTCAACCAGTGTTCAAGAAGCACCACTCCGAGACCGACATGCTACGATACATGATGCACCTTCAGCAGAAGGACTACTCGCTCGTTCACGGTATGATTCCCCTCGGTTCTTGTACCATGAAGCTCAACTCCACATCATCTATGATGCCTCTCTCATGGAAGGAGTTCGGCGGTATCCATCCGTTCGCGCCGGTCGACCAAGCTAAAGGTTACGAAGTTCTCATCAAGGAGCTCGAGAGCGACTTGTCCCTTGTTACTGGTTACGACGCTACGTCTGTCCAACCCAACTCTGGTGCCTCAGGAGAATATGCCGGTCTTCGAGTGATTCAGGCATACCATGAATCCAGGGGTGAAGGTCACAGAGATGTCTGTCTCATTCCCCTTTCTGCCCACGGAACCAACCCTGCCAGTGCTGCTATGGTCGGCTACAAGGTCGTCCCCATCAAAGCCCTGAACGATGGCTCTCTCGACCTTGCGGATCTGAAGGCGAAGGCCGAAAAGCACAAGGACAATCTTGCTTCATTTATGGTTACCTACCCCTCCACTTTCGGTGTGTTTGAGGAAGGTATCGAAGAGGCCTGTCAAATCGTTCACGATAATGGTGGTCAGGTTTATGTTGACG GTGCCAACTGTAACTCGCTTGTTGGTCTGACCAGTCTTGGCCAAGTCGGTGGCGATGTCAGCCACACTAATTTGCACAAG ACCTTCTCCATTCCTCACGGCGGTGGCGGACCCGGTGTTGGACCGATCAGTTGCAaatctcatctcgctccATTCCTCCCGACCCACCCGCTTATCACTACCGGTGGATCTACTCCTATCTCTGCAGTCTCAGCCGCTCCTTGGGGTTCCGCCtccatcaacaccatcTCTTGGGCCTACATCAAGATGCTGGGGGGTCAAGGTTTGACTGAAGTCTCGAAAATTGCGCTCCTCAATGCCAACTACATTGCTGAGCGACTGCGACCTTACTACAACTTGCGATTCACTAACAAGAACGGCCGAGTCGCCCACGAGTGTTTGATCGATTTGGCCGAGTTCGAGAAGAGCGCGGGCTTGAAGGTGGCGGACTTTTCAAAGCGATTGCAGGACTATTCCTTCCACCCTCCTACCGCTCAATGGCCCATCTCGACTTGTTGGTTGATTGAGCCTACCGAATCGGAGCCCAAGCACGAGCTTGACCG ATTCATTGATGcgctcatctccatccgaAAGGAagttgacgagatcatcgaagGCAAACAACCAAAGGATAACAACGTCTTCAAGAAcgctcctcatcctctcggTCTCTTGACCGAAGAGAACTGGGACAAGCCTTACTCCCGAGAGAAGGCTGTCTTCCCTGTTGTCGgattgaagaagagcaagttCTGGCCCACTGTCGGAagggttgatgatg CCGCCGGTGATCTCAACCTTGTTTGCGAATGTGGTACTGTTGAAGAGTACGCGTGA